From Streptosporangiales bacterium, the proteins below share one genomic window:
- a CDS encoding ABC transporter permease subunit: MAAAAGRHAGHRRGGGVLFHAVLAPLTLVWVAPIIFVVLVGLRSFDDLAANGLGSLPRSLTLDGFFAAFTEVELGQALFNSILLTAPAVAVSLLLGSMAAFGLSRYEIPYRKVVLLLMLAGNLLPPQVLLIPVAKMSENIGTYDTILGLVAIHVGFGLGFYTFVLHGFMRGIPREITEAAIVDGASTAQVYWRVVMPLSRPALAALAALATTWIYNDLLWALTVLQSQAKFPITAALVNLGGSYVTQWNVVASGALIAALPTAIVFFAFQRHFVSGLLVGSTK, from the coding sequence ATGGCGGCGGCGGCCGGCAGGCACGCAGGGCACCGCCGCGGCGGGGGCGTGCTGTTCCACGCCGTGCTGGCCCCGCTGACGCTGGTGTGGGTCGCGCCGATCATCTTCGTCGTGCTCGTCGGGCTGCGCTCGTTCGACGACCTGGCGGCGAACGGGCTCGGCTCGTTGCCGCGCTCGCTCACGCTCGATGGGTTCTTCGCCGCGTTCACCGAGGTCGAGCTCGGACAGGCGCTGTTCAACAGCATCCTGCTGACCGCGCCCGCCGTCGCGGTGTCGCTGCTGCTCGGCTCGATGGCGGCGTTCGGGCTCAGCCGTTACGAGATCCCGTACCGCAAGGTCGTGCTGCTGCTCATGCTTGCGGGCAACCTGTTGCCGCCGCAGGTATTGCTGATCCCGGTAGCGAAGATGTCGGAGAACATCGGCACGTACGACACGATCCTCGGGCTCGTCGCGATCCACGTCGGGTTCGGGCTCGGCTTCTACACGTTCGTGCTGCACGGGTTCATGCGCGGCATCCCGCGGGAGATCACCGAGGCGGCGATCGTGGACGGCGCGTCGACGGCGCAGGTGTACTGGCGGGTGGTCATGCCGCTGAGCCGTCCCGCGCTCGCCGCGCTCGCCGCGCTGGCGACCACGTGGATCTACAACGACCTGCTGTGGGCGTTGACCGTGCTGCAGTCGCAGGCGAAGTTCCCCATCACCGCGGCACTGGTCAACCTGGGCGGCAGCTACGTGACGCAGTGGAACGTGGTGGCGTCGGGCGCCCTGATCGCGGCGCTCCCCACAGCCATCGTGTTCTTCGCCTTCCAACGGCACTTCGTGTCGGGACTACTCGTCGGCTCCACGAAATGA